Below is a genomic region from Gadus morhua chromosome 4, gadMor3.0, whole genome shotgun sequence.
AGTTGGAAATCTACAATCGTACCTCCTGAAAGAAATCACCTTTCCAGTGTCGTCCGATGTTCTCTCGTTCAAGCCAACAACGCACTAGAAGTCTAGAACTCCGTCAAATGTCCCTTCCGACGTATCTGAGAATTGCCCTCAGCGGGACTGAATCTCAGTGATACCATCAATAGTACGCAATGTCCCAATGGATCGGTTGGCCTGGCATGAAACCATTGCCGGGGTAACACCGCCGCTCTTCCTCCACCCAGCAACACGGTCCAGACATCGCAGGCGATAGCAGAGATGTGGAGGATTGTGCTTCATTGCTGGGAGACTCTGAGTCCGCTGTCTTGATAACGATGTCATCCTGATTGGAGTTGATCATCAAGTTGTAGGACCCTGAGAACATTCAGAAAATTAGCAGATCCATTAGGCATCCTGCTTGGCTAAAAAACAGTCTCAAACGATTCAACGCATTATTGTAGCTTTATGAATGAAGCTGTAATTGCAGTCATTGACCACTTGTCAATAATGTGGCACTCTTTTTGATTTTTGTTGTGGTGGGGTTTCCAGTCGTTTCCGGTGGAAAAGTCGTTGTTTACTTTTCACGCTTGTTGGTTTTTCGTGTTGTATTACGTTCACGAATGACGGAGCGCTAATTGTGGTTGACTAGCTTAAATATTGAAGGGGTCATTTTTAAGTTAAGCCCCCCATCGGTTGACAAGCGGGCAGTGTGACGTTTGTTATTCCTACTAAGGTAATAATGTCCATCTGTGCTAACCTCTATCTTGCGGCGCGTGTTAACCGACTGAAGCAGTGAACTGAGCCTAGGAGctaattttaaaattgtattttaacCTTTGTCTGAACTTTTAATTCTACTGTGTTTTACGTTACTGCGTTGAACATCAGTGAAATAAACAACTGGGAAACTGGGGCAAGAAGCTCAGGAACTTCACACCACAACACCGCTGATCAGAGTTAATCATCTCCTGTGGTGACACTCATTATCCTAACGAGCGTCATGTAGAGGATAGGAGGGTTAGGAGGTTAATGGGCGCCATGGCAGCCTCTTCCTCGATATACATAACGACGAACACCCATGGTTTTGATtggatgaggagagggaaggagaaagggagagagagagggagggagggagggggagagagagagagagacctggctTCGGTTTTTTTTCTCTCGCCGTCCGGTCGTATCTCCAGCACTTCCAGAGGACGAAGAGAACCAGACTCAGCTGGGCCAGGAAGGTCAGCACCACCAGCCACCACATGGTGAAcactgtgagggagagagagagaggtggggggagagagagagagattaaaaatATTAAGCGATTAccaaattcatattttattcatatttttcccCGCCTGGCTGTTGATTTAAAAGCCTTCGACATCAGTTCATATAATGCAAATCTATAATAAATATTAGTGACACAATGttgttataatataataatacatttcaatataatatattattatatgatatagtgAAGATATAGTCTATAGTCAAATaatgaatacatatatatacataatgaaTCAGATGGGATAATGTAACatcataaaaataataacagaATGCAAACACTCAGCCTGCCGTTCCACTCAGCTGAGCCTATCATCTGATCAGATATAACGCAACCCTTAATACCCTCTCAGATCAAATCGGCTTCACAAGAAAGCACACATTCCATGGGGTCCATTGAACCTGGGGGTTTTAAAACACGCTGGACCCTTTGAAGTTTAAATCGTCTCATAGGACCAAGGTAACCCGCAGACGTCCAGGGTGGAGAAGTGATGGTGAACCACCACGGATTCACCCCCTGCTGCACGCTCACCTCAGGGGCACTTCAggtcacgtgcgtctgagctgTTCAAACAGGGGGCTGGCGGCTGACCCGGCCGTCACCTCGTTAATAATTAATGCCGAGGATCTGCTGGAGAGCCTTTATGTCTCATAACTTTAATGGTTAATGTAGAAGCACAATAAAGACAGAGAGTGTGTTCCAGCTCTCCCTGTTCCACGAACCGAATACTCTGTCCTTTTTGTTACGATGATAGGTTTGGGGATTACAAAATACATCTACCAAATCATTAAAAACActcttattttttatgtattttaataatatttagaatagaatatatatagaaatagcaatgaaaataacaataaaaaaaatcactgGAATACGGGAATATTTATAGTCCACTTGCCTTTTGCAGTACTCTGTGGTTCCACCTCGCTGATCTCCGGCTTAGAGAAGCCTGGAGAGGGGCTCTCATTCTGGGCAGGCTCCATCCCTCAGACCCCCTTcctcctggttcttccacaaaGTTTAAAAAGTGCAGCAACTGAACAAGGCAAGCAGGGAGAGATCGTTATTGCACTTCTCACACAGGGGGACGTTTCCATATGGGTGTAGGAAATGTGGCACTCTGTTTCAGTGCCAACATACACAATGGTAAACTAATATGACCCAAGAATGTACCCTAGGGATGTGTGTATGCAGTTAATTAAGACGGAACCAAAGAGTAAAGCAGGTTTGTGAGCAGTAAACATTCAGACGTCATTAATGGGACTAATGCAGGTGGTTTTTCATCGTGCACTTCCAAAAGTGTCAACCATGGCGTTCTTCAGTGTCATACCAATCGTTGAACTTTAAAGTTGGACATTGTTGCAAAAGTCGCATTCCAACACAGCCTGTCTGGCTATTGGCTCATGTGGTCTTTTCTACTTAATCTATGAATGAAACGAGTAGTATATTTCCTGCAGAGTTGCTGTTCATATGAATTTGCTCACAATGAGAAGTCTGAACCCAAAACAGGTGCACCCTGTACAGAACTAAACTCTGTGGTCAATCCACTCTGATAAGCAGAATGCGGACCAGCTTGCACTCTGTTTCTACAGCTGCAGAGGACTCTAACCCACACCCTCTGTGGCGTTCTATCTGCCTGGAAGACACTCGCTCATTTTaatctctaacacacacacacacacacacacacacacacacacac
It encodes:
- the LOC115542164 gene encoding uncharacterized protein LOC115542164, which codes for MEPAQNESPSPGFSKPEISEVEPQSTAKVFTMWWLVVLTFLAQLSLVLFVLWKCWRYDRTAREKKPKPGSYNLMINSNQDDIVIKTADSESPSNEAQSSTSLLSPAMSGPCCWVEEERRCYPGNGFMPGQPIHWDIAYY